CTCAGCTATCCAAAGCGAAGGTTTCAAATCTTTAGACGAAGGTCAAGAAGTTACTTTTGAAGTAGAACAAGGTCAACGCGGACCTCAAGCTTCTAACGTTCAAAAAGCATAATTTCAATAACAAAAAAAGACGGATCCTTGTTATAGGGTCTGTCTTTTTTTTGTTTTGTGAAAATACATAGCAAAAAACCCTGCTCAACGATAAGCAGGGTAAATGGTACAAGTAAAGTAAAACGCTTAAAAAGGTTTGACTAAGTATATCATAGTTTTTCTAAAAAATACTAAATTAAATATATTATACTTATCAAGGAATCGATAGGAAATTACTGAAATCATTGGATTGAAGGGACG
The DNA window shown above is from Peribacillus sp. FSL P2-0133 and carries:
- a CDS encoding cold-shock protein; its protein translation is MEQGKVKWFNAEKGFGFIERENGDDVFVHFSAIQSEGFKSLDEGQEVTFEVEQGQRGPQASNVQKA